DNA sequence from the Chroogloeocystis siderophila 5.2 s.c.1 genome:
TGCTGTAGTGCTTTGGATAATAGCAATTAGTTCATCTGTTGCACCTTGTTGCCTATAGTAAAGTGCTGTGCCTGTTGGTAAGCTTTCGGGGGAAGCAGCTAAGTAGTAATCTGAACGTGTGCCGTTGAGTCGAATAGTATCTTCATCAGGGTTAAAGTCTGTAATTAAGGCATAATCGCCAAAACCAGGAGTTGTCGGGTTGCCATCGTTGTAAAAGACAGTTGTGGCACTGCCTAAAATAAAGAGGTCGCTGCCACTTCCACCAGTCAGTGTGTCTATTTCACCGATGCCGCGATTTGTACCGGCAAGGATATCATCACCTGCACCACCATCAAGCAAGTCGTTACCAGCTTGTCCTCGTAGAGTATTATTCGATGAGTTGCCAATAATGATGTTGTCTAAACTATTGCCCGTGCCACTAATGCCAGAACTAAAAATCCTGCCTTCGTCAACTTCTTGTTCAGCAAGTGTCAGGTTTTCTATGTTATCTCCCAAAGAATAGCTATTGTAGGCAATAACTGTATCTATACCCGCATTGGGAGCTTCAATGATGCGATCGCCTGATTCAACTATGATGTATGTATCGTTGCCATCGCCACCAACTAAGAGATCTGGGCTGCCATCTCCATAAAAGAAGAGAAAGTCGTATAAAAAGAAACTCCGGCGAATATTAACGTCACTAGGAATTAGAGTATCGTCACCATCACCACCGTAAAGGATGTCGCTACCGCCGCCACCATCGAGACTATCGTTACCCGCGCCGCCATAGAGAGTATCGTTACCCTCGTTACCGAAGAGGCGATCGTTTCCTACTCCACCATCAAGAAGATCGTTGAAATTGCCGCCGTAGAGTGTATCATTACCAGCACCGCCAAAGAGAGTATTATTTCCTCCGGCATAGCCGATTTGATCGCCATAAAGGACATCGTTACCATCGCCACCGTAGAGGATGTCATTGCCAGTTCCACCGATGAGAGTATCATTACCAGCACCGCCAAACAGAGTATCGTTACCCGCTAAGCCAGAAATAATATTGTTACCACTATTACCAACAATCCGGTTAGCAAGTGCATTTCCTGTGCCGTTGATGTTGCGATTTCCCGTGAGAATGAGATTTTCAACATTATTTGGCAGTGTGTAGCTGACGGAAGAGCGTACAGTATCTATACCTGCGTTGGCAGCTTCCACAACGATATCGCCTACATTATTGATGATATAAACATCGTTTCCTACTCCACCAATGAGTGAGTCAATTCCTGCTCCACCGTTAAGTGTATCGTTGCCTCTACCGCCGTAAAGCGTGTCATTGCCTGCTAACCCTAGCAGCAGATCGTTGCCTGCTAAGCCAAAAATCGTATCAGCAAATCTTGTTCCTACTAACGTATCGTCGCCTGGGGTGCCTCGGATGATTGCCATAGTGATGCCTTTTGCCTTTCTTAAATAACTTGAAAATTTCAGGCACTGGACAGAATAATTAAGTTGTTTTCCTAACAGGAAGCATGCAACTTAACTGTTCATAGTTTGATAATTTATCAAGAAGAGAAGTGTATTTTCTTCTTGTAGGTAGCATAAGTCATCGAGCTATAGAAAATATAAAGTTTTAGTAAAGCTAAAGTAAAATAAGTCCAATAAAATAAAGCTTTGGTAAAGTTTTAAGCTGAGAAATTCGTAAGATGATAGGCAGCGATCGCGATCGCAATTAATAGTTGTTTTTAGTCACAATAGTATTTGATTTTGAAAAAGAGGAGTTCCTCAAATTAAAGGAACTCCAGCTTGACTAATTAATAACTACAGCCAAGTTGTAGGCATTGTGCTAAGCATTATTTTTGACTTTAGCGTTTCTAATGAGTTGCCGCATTGTTGCCGCTAAACTTAAACCGGAAGCTTCTGCTAACTTTTCTAGCTTTTCTTTCTCCACATCATCAAGCCTAAGGGTTAGACTATGCTTTTTCTCCTTCATAGCTATGCTCCACTGTACCAATATGGTATCATTATGGCATAGTCAATAAAGCTGCAATCTTTGCCCTATGTGAATTGCGCCTACTTTCTACATATAATGAGTAGCTAAGGCGCACTAATTAAGCAAACTTAGTAGCGGAATACTGTTCGCAAAACGCCAATGACAACATCATCATTATTCGCATTGTGATTTGGTGCTGTTAGCCAGATCACACCAGGAGTGATTTGGATATTGTCGGTTAACTGATATCTATAAAATGCTTCGAGGTGAAGTGAAGTATCTGGATCAGCCTGTCCACCATTGAGAGTGCTAGAAATTTCTGTAACTTTGGGTTCCATACCTACGAAAATACCACCCAAGTTTCCTTCCCTACCTAAGTTAGGGAAAGCAAGACCTACTCCCCAGTTCCAGACAGTTGCATCACCCCTACCAATATAGCGCTGGTTCGCATATCCTACCCAACCACTAACCGCAAAATTAATGCCAAGTCCGAGTGTTCCTGATACTCCATAAGCATTAACCGAAACAGGTCTACCAAATGTGTCATTCGCCAGGTTACTACCAGTACTTGTTCCAAAGGGAATAAAGTCTGG
Encoded proteins:
- a CDS encoding ribbon-helix-helix protein, CopG family; translation: MKEKKHSLTLRLDDVEKEKLEKLAEASGLSLAATMRQLIRNAKVKNNA